The sequence ACATAGGCTACAGTTTTTCCATCCGGTGAGAGTTGTGGATCGCTAACGCGTTTTATCGTAAACATATCCTCCAATTGCAGAGGGCGTCTTGTCTGCGATTGCAAGAAGAGAATTGAACATGTTGCCAAGAGCAACACAATAAAAAATTGTTTCATGTGAACCTCGCGAATGATAAGATTGAAAATTGATAGGGGAAAGTAACTCAAAAAGAGGAGAGAGGCAAAACATAAATGGACGGATTGCTATTCCGTCCATTTATGGAATCGACAATGTTGTCATTATTATTGTAAACTATTTTTTAAAATTTTTCCACATCATCGATTCTACCGGTTTGATTGTTCGTTTATTATACTTTGCATTTTTCTTCTTGTTATAGAGCACTTCAACATCACCATCAACAACAAAATAGATTAATTGACCTATCGGCATCCCGGCATAGACCTTTACTGGTTGACGAACAGAGATCTCAAGGGTCCATGTATTGCAAAATCCAATATCTCCTTTTCCAGCGGTGGCATGAATATCAATGCCTAATCTTCCGATAGAACTTTTTCCTTCCAAAAAAGGGACATGTGCGTGGGATTCTGTGTATTCTTCGGTGACACCAAGGTACAATTTGCTTGGAACGAGGATGATTCCATCTTTTGGTATCTCAAAATGTCGCACCTTATTGTGAATTTTTGCGTCAAGGATTTCATGTTCATACATCGCAAGATGTTTTCCCAGATGCACATCGTAACTATTGGAACCGAGATACTTACGATTGTAAGGAGTGATGACGATAGTCCTTTTTTTCATCTCTTCGAGGATCTTTTTGTCTGAAAGGATCATAAGAACACTGATAATTGAATATTGATAATGAAAATGTATTATGGAAATATACAAAAAAAGAGATATGAATAAATATGGTCATGAAGATTTTAGAAGTGCTGTAAATCAAGATAAATCAATCTGTTATGTGACCACCGTACCTTGACAACTCATGAAATTTGGGATAAGTTATTACAGTGACATTTGAGCAGTTCCAAACACCGGAGCTCTCTCTAACACCCCTCCCGGAAAAATCTCCCAGAGCGTTGTTAGCTCTCATGATTGTGTTTGTCGTTAGAACACAACTGACGGGTTACAATCGCGCAACCGTTCATGACGACATACCAAAACTATTTAAATTCATCGTGTTAATCCATCGGGAGATTATATGAATAAAAACATTTTATACTTCTTGTTCCTAGTAATTCCATCCATCGTTTTTGCTCAATTTGCTGTCGTATCGACTCAGCCGGCAAACAATACAAAGAATGTTCCGTTGCAAACAACAATCAGCATCACGTTTAACGAAGCTATCGATACGATGGCAATGCAGCATTACCAGAACCTGTCGAACTTCGCCAGTTTCGACAGCGTAATTTCGCACGGATACAGTTCCGATTTAAAAACATCATATGCCAATGTTGTGCTCAAACCGAATCAATCATACTTCGTCGCATTTCTTATCATTAAAGCAGCATCCGGTGCATATATTACAACACCGTATGTCTTTCATTTTACAACGGGCGCCGATTTTCCTCCATACTCCGTGAGCGGAACGGTTCTCTCCGGTACGACTGGAGTATCAGCAGAAGGATCGATTGTTGCGCTTTCGAGCTTCAATATTATGAATGGTGAAGGGAAAGAAGAAACGTCGCCATTTGTCGGTTGGACGAATGTGAACAGCAATGGGACATATTCAGTACAGTATCTTCCCAATGGAACATATTGGCCGCTCGCCGTAAAAGATGTCAATCACGACGGAGAGATCGATCCAGACAATGGCATTGATGTAATGGCAATTGCAGATTCAATCATTATCAACAATGCATCCATTTCCAATTTCAATCTTACATTTATTAATTTTTCTCCCATGGTGTTTTCAGAATCGATCACGATAGGAGACAGTCTTGCAAAGAAGTTTCCTGCAGACAGAGTATTGCGGAGGATCTCCGGTTGGGATATGGATACGCTCGGAAGGGCACGAAAGTGGGAGTATGCGTATACGTACACTGCTCCTGTTGGTGGTTTTTTGATCGGCTCCGGAGTTACCATCCGTGCAAGTGAATCCGATACATACATTCTTGATCAGGGGTACGTTGATTGGATCAAACAACTAAAACCGGTCACTAATTATAAAACTGCCGCCTCCAGTGCAACCGTCATGGCGAATGTCGAAGCTGCCGGAGGAAAAAAGTTCCGGCTTCAGTCGCATCCCGATTCATTGGAATTCAACATTGAATTTTCCATGGCAGACCAAAAATACGGCTGGTTTGGACCACAGGGTTTCGATACAAGCAAAATCTATTGGGCTGTAGCGTATACCTTGAACTATCAGCGGACTCCGAATCAAACCGATTGGGTGGACGGCAGATTCTATCTCTGCGATCAAACAACCGGTGCCGTTCTTCTAACAAGGACGATGGGAGTGAAACAGAACGGAATACTGCCCGAACAATTTTTGCTAAATCAGAACTATCCGAACCCGTTCAATCCCACAACGAATATCTCTTTCACCATTGAGTCATCGAATGTTACATCATTGAAAATTTATGATATTCTTGGAAACGAAGTGGCGGTACTGGTTAATGGTAAGATAGACGCCGGTGATTATGATATTCCTTTTAACGCTTCACGGCTATCGAGCGGGATCTATTTTTATCAGCTGCGATCGGGTAATTTTGTTGAAACAAAAAAAATGATTTTACTGAAATAATTTTCCGGAGTGTTGCATTGCTACAACAGCCGCTTACAAAGCGGCTGTCGTGTTTTTGAGCAGAAAAAATCTGACTGTTTCGTAAAGTGTCGCAATCCATTGAATGATAAAAACAATGAGGGTGATTATTGAGTTCTGGTTCAAATTCAATGTAGTCAAATAATAAGAGAAAGTTAAAAAGGTTACGACCAAACACACACGCATCACTATGAGAGTATTCTTCTGGGATAGTCGTTCAGGTTCAAAGAATGTGAGAAATGTGATTGCCATAGCCGTAACAATGATCGGAAGCGCATATTTCTGAGCTAATATGAATGCTGGTAGATATTTTTCATTGAACAATTCGAATGATGTTGTCAGCATCACCAACACAGTCACAGAACTGATCAGGGTGTAGATAATTGTAATGATTCTAAATTTT is a genomic window of Bacteroidota bacterium containing:
- a CDS encoding T9SS type A sorting domain-containing protein gives rise to the protein MNKNILYFLFLVIPSIVFAQFAVVSTQPANNTKNVPLQTTISITFNEAIDTMAMQHYQNLSNFASFDSVISHGYSSDLKTSYANVVLKPNQSYFVAFLIIKAASGAYITTPYVFHFTTGADFPPYSVSGTVLSGTTGVSAEGSIVALSSFNIMNGEGKEETSPFVGWTNVNSNGTYSVQYLPNGTYWPLAVKDVNHDGEIDPDNGIDVMAIADSIIINNASISNFNLTFINFSPMVFSESITIGDSLAKKFPADRVLRRISGWDMDTLGRARKWEYAYTYTAPVGGFLIGSGVTIRASESDTYILDQGYVDWIKQLKPVTNYKTAASSATVMANVEAAGGKKFRLQSHPDSLEFNIEFSMADQKYGWFGPQGFDTSKIYWAVAYTLNYQRTPNQTDWVDGRFYLCDQTTGAVLLTRTMGVKQNGILPEQFLLNQNYPNPFNPTTNISFTIESSNVTSLKIYDILGNEVAVLVNGKIDAGDYDIPFNASRLSSGIYFYQLRSGNFVETKKMILLK
- the dcd gene encoding dCTP deaminase, whose protein sequence is MILSDKKILEEMKKRTIVITPYNRKYLGSNSYDVHLGKHLAMYEHEILDAKIHNKVRHFEIPKDGIILVPSKLYLGVTEEYTESHAHVPFLEGKSSIGRLGIDIHATAGKGDIGFCNTWTLEISVRQPVKVYAGMPIGQLIYFVVDGDVEVLYNKKKNAKYNKRTIKPVESMMWKNFKK